Proteins encoded in a region of the Triticum dicoccoides isolate Atlit2015 ecotype Zavitan chromosome 3A, WEW_v2.0, whole genome shotgun sequence genome:
- the LOC119266786 gene encoding indole-3-glycerol phosphate lyase, chloroplastic-like, with protein MSGNPAATASAGSLAEAPVPVAAGERGLSVSQAMSKVMEKGKTAFIPYITAGDPDLATTAAALRLLDALGADVVELGMPFSDASADGAVIKASAARALAAGATADAIMAMLKEVTPQLSCPVVIFSYFSPIAQRGMASFAAAVKEAGVKGLIVPDLPYAETSAFRDEAIKNELELVLLTTPSTPSERMKEITEASGGFIYLVSVDGVTGARPTVNPRVESLLKEIKQVTDKAVAVGFGISTPDHVKQIAEWGADGVIIGSAMVKQLGEATSPEEGLKRLEVYARGLKDVLP; from the exons ATGTCTGGAAATCCAGCAGCCACGGCCTCGGCGGGGTCGCTCGCCGAGGCGCCCGTGCCTGTCGCCGCCGGCGAGCGCGGCCTGTCCGTGTCGCAGGCCATGTCAAAAGTCATGGAGAAGGGCAAG acGGCGTTCATCCCGTACATCACCGCCGGCGACCCCGAcctggcgacgacggcggcggcgctgaGGCTCCTCGACGCCCTGGGCGCGGACGTCGTCGAGCTCGGCATGCCCTTCTCGGATGCCTCCGCCGACGGGGCCGTCATCAAGGCCTCCGCGGCGCGCGCGCTGGCCGCTGGCGCGACGGCTGACGCCATCATGGCGATGCTGAAGGAGGTGACACCGCAGCTTTCCTGCCCCGTGGTGATCTTCTCTTACTTCAGCCCCATTGCACAGCGAGGGATggcgagcttcgccgccgccgtcaAGGAAGCCGGCGTGAAAG GTCTTATAGTACCCGATCTTCCTTACGCCGAGACAAGTGCTTTCAGGGATGAAGCCATCAAAAACGAGCTAGAGCTG GTGCTACTTACAACACCATCTACGCCGTCGGAGAGGATGAAGGAGATCACTGAAGCTTCAGGAGGCTTCATTTACCTT GTAAGTGTCGACGGAGTTACAGGTGCCCGTCCAACCGTGAACCCGCGCGTTGAGAGTCTTCTTAAGGAGATTAAGCAG GTCACTGACAAGGCAGTGGCTGTTGGCTTTGGAATTTCGACCCCTGACCATGTTAAGCAG ATTGCAGAGTGGGGTGCGGATGGAGTGATCATCGGGAGTGCAATGGTGAAGCAGTTGGGTGAAGCGACTTCTCCAGAAGAAGGGTTGAAAAGGTTGGAAGTCTATGCCAGGGGCTTGAAGGATGTACTGCCATGA